AATCCCGCGCTCGCCGACTCGCTCCTGGCTGTCGGCGTCACCGCCGATATCGCCTATGCCATCGCATGCGAGCCTGCGTCATACGGCGTCTGCGAGGAAGAGGACATCGACGAGGTCAGATGCTGGATGTGGCTGGCGGCCCAGAAGGGCCGCGTTGAAGCCATCGAGCAGATGGTTGCGATCACCCAGGCCTGCGCCCTGAGCTCGGCATTCGAGGACGAGAGGGACGATCTGGAGGAGCTGTCGGCGTCATGGCTGACGGTTCTGGAGCATGCGAGCCCCGGCAGCCTGAAGCGTGTCGACGCCATCGTCGCCGATCATCGCGATCCCCGGTCTCCCGCTTCCCGGAATCGCGGGCGGACATTGCGCGAGCTCGCGGAGGCTCCCCATCGTCCCGCAACGCCACAGCCTGCCCCGGCGATGCCGCCCGATGCCGAATTCGGCGCAGTCGTCGTTCCCTACATCGGTGATCCACAGTCTCGCGAAGGCGTCGATCTCGGGAAGCGCTATGGCACGATGGTTGGGCGGAAGCTGCCCTTCAAAGGCGTGCTTCCAGCGCCGGGCGCCATTGGCAACGCTATTCGGCAGCGCTGGCCCTGGGCTGACCTCGCGGCTCACCGGATCGAAACCAGCTTCGCTGTCCTGAGGGCGGCCGAAGTCGACCGCCCGATCGTTCTCCCGCCGATGCTCTTTGTCGGCCCGCCCGGATCGGGCAAGTCGACGCTGGCGCGCTTCGTATGCGAACTCGCCGGGCTTGCAACGACCGTGCTGCCTCTCGGCGGCGTCTCCGATGGCGCCGGCGTCTCTGCTGTCACCCGAAGCTGGGCGACGTCGCGCCCGAGCGCGATCGCACTGGGAATGTGCCAGCACGACACGGCCAACCCGGCCTATGTGCTCGAAGAGATCGACAAGACCAGCAAGGGCAACAGCTCGAACGGCAGCGCCTCGGATGCCCTGCTGCAACTGGTCGGCTCGCAGAGCTACCAGGATCTGTG
This genomic window from Bosea sp. RAC05 contains:
- a CDS encoding AAA family ATPase, whose product is MANGSKCPYFHVRRIVFDCLLDVKWRAIVIGARCSQLRDARVIITAEDLLSSWRRPHVFTTAEVDQVYRALRDSAVTRNPALADSLLAVGVTADIAYAIACEPASYGVCEEEDIDEVRCWMWLAAQKGRVEAIEQMVAITQACALSSAFEDERDDLEELSASWLTVLEHASPGSLKRVDAIVADHRDPRSPASRNRGRTLRELAEAPHRPATPQPAPAMPPDAEFGAVVVPYIGDPQSREGVDLGKRYGTMVGRKLPFKGVLPAPGAIGNAIRQRWPWADLAAHRIETSFAVLRAAEVDRPIVLPPMLFVGPPGSGKSTLARFVCELAGLATTVLPLGGVSDGAGVSAVTRSWATSRPSAIALGMCQHDTANPAYVLEEIDKTSKGNSSNGSASDALLQLVGSQSYQDLCLMAPVNVAHVTFIATANNLQGVPHALRDRFKVIVVPPPRDEDFETLLATVTEDFIHDRGIRRDRMPRLTAQDIMILRRWFEQNRSARAFADAFESIVSSAIAEFEALDRTADMPMQ